The segment TTAACGTCCTCGTAACCTATCCTCGTTTTTCTCATGCTAAGATACAACTCGTATGAAATTAGGAGGAATATTACCAAAGATGAAAACTCATTTGATTCCAGTTATTATGACAGCAATGGTAATGGCGGCAGGAAATCTATTGCCCGCATATGCAGCTGAAACAGCAAACGAAACCAAACCGATTGAAACAGAGATCATTTCTGATGATACAGCAAAAGAATTATCCAGTTCACTTTTAGCATTGACAGCAAACGGTGAAGCAGTGCAAGCCGTAAAAGCAGATGTCATCGCTAAAGAGAAGGCTGCTGAAAAAGCGGCAAAAGAAAAGGCCGCTAAAGAAACAGCAGCGGCAGAGAGAGCAGCCAAAGAAAAAGCGGCAAAGGAAAAAGCTGCTAAAGAAAAAGCAGAAGCAGAAAAAGCCGCTTCACAAAAAGCCGAAGCCAAAGAAAACCAACCAAGCGGTGAGACGCTGACGATGGAATCCACAGCCTATAGTTCTGATCCTGCTGACGCACTAGGCGGCGGAACAGTTACAGCTACTGGTCAAAACCTCTTGGAAAATCCCATCGCTGTCGCAGTCGATCCAAGTGTGATCCCGCTAGGCACACATTTATATGTGGAAGGCTACGGTGAAGCCTATGCGGTCGATACCGGCTCAGCCATCAAAGGAAACATCATTGATGTCCATTTCCCAACAGCAGCAGAATGTATCTCTTGGGGACGTCGACAAGTAAAAGTAACGATCATAGGCTGATTTTCCAATCCTGAAATGAAGCAAACGATAATATCCGAACACAGATGATGAACGTTTTCGTTGCGAATCACAACGAAAAGCTCCTAGATTTACAGGAACGGTCACACTGCTGTTCGGATTTTTGATTTTAAAAATTTTCGAGATGATACCTTTTATTGGTAGATTTAACATAGTTTAGACTTGTTTCTCATTTGAAAACAGGTTATAGTTTTTTTGAAAGAAGGAAAAAGAATGACGCGTTTTTTGATTTTTTTGGTACGGGGATACCAACGTTTTATCTCCCCATTATTCCCTCCCAGCTGTCGTTACTATCCAACTTGTTCCGGGTATACATTGCAAGCTTTGAAGGTCCACGGTGCATTCAAAGGCAGTCTGATGGGAATCGCACGGATTTTGCGCTGTCATCCGTTTGTCAAAGGCGGGATCGATTATGTACCCAGAAATTTCAGTCTAAAACGTAA is part of the Enterococcus mediterraneensis genome and harbors:
- a CDS encoding 3D domain-containing protein, with the translated sequence MKTHLIPVIMTAMVMAAGNLLPAYAAETANETKPIETEIISDDTAKELSSSLLALTANGEAVQAVKADVIAKEKAAEKAAKEKAAKETAAAERAAKEKAAKEKAAKEKAEAEKAASQKAEAKENQPSGETLTMESTAYSSDPADALGGGTVTATGQNLLENPIAVAVDPSVIPLGTHLYVEGYGEAYAVDTGSAIKGNIIDVHFPTAAECISWGRRQVKVTIIG
- the yidD gene encoding membrane protein insertion efficiency factor YidD, whose product is MTRFLIFLVRGYQRFISPLFPPSCRYYPTCSGYTLQALKVHGAFKGSLMGIARILRCHPFVKGGIDYVPRNFSLKRNTVDKVQPTYTYRREK